TTTGTATCTACTTTTGAAGGATTCCCGCGGTAATTTATATCTCCTGAGCCAGAAACTCGCGCCTTGAAATTTTCGGTGGCCGTAACATCTACATCACCAGAACCTGAAATTTGCACACTAACTTCTTTTGCTTTTAGGTTGAAGGCGTCAATATCTCCAGAGCCTGAAATAGAAACCTCGAAACGTTCTGCAGTACCGGATACATCAATATCTCCTGAGCCTGAAATAGTGGTTTTTAAGGCTAAGACTAAAAGATCTAGTGTAATATCTCCTGAGCCAGAAATGGTGGTACTAAACGAATCACTTTTTAGTGTTGTTCGAGAGCTAATATCACCAGAACCGGATAAATAAACAGCATTAATTTCTTCGACAGGGACTGTGATTTTTATGCCTGCTCTTTTTGAAGTTTGTAAATTATAGCCTTTTTTAGTTTTTAAGATTAATTTACCGTCTTTTACCTCTGTGACAATGTAGGCTAATAAATTTTCCTCTCCTGTAAGGCTTATAGCGCCCTCCTTGCCATCGATAAATTCAACATCGAAAAAACCGGTCATATCAAGGGCATCGTAGTTGCCAACCGACCGCTTTATAGTCGTAATGTTTCCGTTGCCTTTAATTTTATTTCCCCATTGCGCACTGCAAGAGGTAAAAAGTAAAAGAGTAAGTGTTGCTAGTGCTAAATTTTTCATGTGTTAGGTTTTTGTGTTGGTTCTATTGTTTTTTTGTAAAGGTGATGCCACCATACTCACTAGAAATAGTAATGGTATTCTTAGCATTTGCATTACCGTAAAATCCTTTATAGTATTTTTCGCTTGAGTTTTCGCGACTCAGGGTAAATTCAAAATTTTCTTTACCGTTTAGGCCCGCATATTCGGTGTTTATTTCAAAGGTAAATTGATAGTCTGGGTGGTATCCAATTTTAATACCCGTATAATCACTTTTAATGCTTACGTTGCCTGCATCTGCGGCCATTTGTCCTATTTGAATTCCGCCGTAATCTGAGTTTATCGCTACATTTCCATGAACGGTTGCAGCTATTACGTTAATGTAATCGCCGTTACCTTCTAGGTTATTTACAGACCCAATATCAATTTTACCATAGTCACAAGAGTAGGATAAATTTTCCATATTGAGAATCGTTGAATTGGTGTAATCAGCGTTTATTTCTAAATTACCAGCCTTATCGATCGTAAAACCAGAGTAGTCTGCTGATATTTTGCCACTATTGATGTATCCTATGGTAGATTTAGAGGTATAATCAAAATTCAACTCGTTGTTTCTGCCATGTAATTCTCCAATTTCTAAGCGTCCATAATCACATGAAATTTTAGCATGACCGTCAATACGGTCAAGAATTATACTGCCATAATCGTTATTCAAATGCACACTATTTTTTATGGGTACTTTTATATTGTAATCAATTTGCATGTTTACATTGTTATTAGAACCCCAATTCCAGTTCCAACTACTTTTGTTATTGTCAAAAATAGTTCTGGCCGATACCATACTATTATTGGCTTCAAACGCCACCGTAATTTCATCTAATTTTTGCTGTACTTTATCTTCGTTATTTCCATTTACTTTAATAGATACTTCGATGACTATTCGGTCTTGATTCCAAGAAGTAATATTTAGGTTTCCATAGCTGTTGCTTACTTTAAGAAGTGCATCAGCGTTTACAGCATATTCTTTCTTTATAGATTTTTCTTTGGTGTGTTTTCCTTTTACACCCGTATGAGCAAAAATGCTTAGGGGAACTATTAAAAGTAATAAAAGTGGATATTTATATAATTGCTTTTTCATGTTGTATTTTTTTAATTTCATCAATTTGTTGTAGCACATCTGCTAATAAATCTATTCTAGTTTGAAAATTTGTAATCATAGCACTTAAAATAAACTTACTGTTACCTCCATTGATGAGGTCCTTTTCAAGTTTACCATAATCTTTTTCCAAGGTGATAAGTTGCTCCATGGTGTCTTCAATTATTTTTTTTGTTGCTGGAGAATTCTCATTTTGTAATTTGTTTATTTCTTGCTGAATAACATTCGCAAAGTAAAATTCTGTTTTAGAAATTTCAGGCGATATACTTACCACTTGTTGGTCTACAGAAGGGTTCCAATTAAAATAAAGAACAGTCAAACCAATTAAGATCACTAGCGATGCTGCCATCGATACATAGGCGTAGCTTTTTTTTCTAACAAGGCTAACAGGCTCTTTTTGAGACTTCAATTTATCTAAAAATCGCAATTCATGGCCTTCATCAGGATGCTCAACATCAAAAGAGCCTTTAAGGTTTTTAAACAAGGTATCTATACTATCTTTTTTCATAAACATTTTAATTAACAATGAACAGAAATCCATAAGGAGCTATCCCTTCATTCAAAATTTTTTTTTAAGTACATTCAGCCCTTAATACTTTTTGCCGCAGGCTTTCTTTCGCCCTAGAAATAGTAGTTCTGCAATTGGCATAACTGATATTCATAATGTCACTTATTTCTTCATAATCGTAGCCTTCAATCAAAAATAAGGTCAAAGAAATTCTGTAATTGTCTTTCAATTGTTTCATGGTTTCCAGCACTTTTTGAGCCTTTAGTTCTGTAAACACATCATCGGAAGCAATTCCGTCATTGTCTTCAACCTTATACAATACATCCCCTAATGCAACTTCATTTTTTTTCTGCTGCTTCCGGTAGTGGTAAATACTATTGTTGATAACAATACGTTTTAACCAGGCTCCAAAAGTTACTTCAGCCTTAAAAGTGGCTAACTTTGTAAATGCGTTCAAAAATGACTCTTGCATAATATCCTCTGCAACGAAACTATCTTTCACGATGCGTATTGCGGTATTATACATCGCTTTATAATACCGGTTGTACACTTCAAGTTGGGCGCTCTGATTTCCTTGCAAACACAATTGCAATAATGCATCAATATGTTCTTTTTTGTGGCTCAAAAAGTGGTTGTTTTGTAGTAATGATGTTTCAATTTAGCGAATGTTACACTTTTTTTAGAATTTTTTTTATTTGTTGGCATAAGAATTGCCTTTTATAGGGTATAAAATATTTAGGTAGTGCACTACTGTTACTAATGACGGTAGCTTAGCCATATCAATTACAATTTAAGTACTAATACGAAATCTGCACCACGGTGACAGAATGACTGAAATATATCTATGGGAAATTCTAAATTTTCAAATTTTGACAATATGTCGTTACAGGGAATAGAAGAGGACGCTGAACTTATTCCATTATTAACAGCAGAAGATGAAGAGGAAATGAACAGCGAAAAATTGCCAGAAACATTACCCATTCTTCCCTTGCGGAATACGGTTTTGTTTCCAGGAGTTGTTATTCCTATTACTGCAGGGAGAGACTCGTCTATTGCCCTGATCAAGGATGCTAATAATGGAACAAAAGTTATTGGCGTAGTTTCACAAAAAGACGGTGATGTTGAAGAACCGGGCGTTGCTGATATTAACACCTTGGGTACGGTTGCGCGTATTTTACGGGTTTTACAAATGCCTGATGGGAACACAACGGTTATTATACAAGGTAAAAAACGATTTGAGGTAGCCGAAGTGCTTACTGAAAAACCGTACATGACGGCTACCATTCGCGAAGCCAGGGAAGAGCGTCCGGAGCCAATGAATCCAGAATTTGCTGCAATCATTGAATCTGTAAAAGAATTGGCGTTAACCATCATAAAGAATAATCCGAACATTCCTAGTGATGCCTCTTTTGCCATTAAAAATATTCAGAGCGATAGTTTTTTAATCAATTTTGTATCTTCAAACTTAAGTGTAGGGGTACAAGAAAAGCAAGAGCTTTTAGAGATCGTTAGCTTACAGGAACGTGCCTTAGCGATGCTAAAATATATGAATGTTGAGTTGCAAAAACTGGAGCTTAAAAACGATATTCAGTCTAAAGTACGCACCGATCTAGACCAGCAGCAACGAGAGTATTTTCTACATCAGCAAATGAAAACCATTCAAGAAGAATTAGGTGGTGCCTCTTATGAAGAAGAGGTTGATGAAATGCGGGAAAAGGCAAAAAAGAAAAAATGGGGTAAAAAAGTAAAAGAGCATTTTACGAAAGAACTTTCTAAAATGCAACGTATGAATCCGCAAGTGGCAGAATATAGCATTCAACGTAATTACTTAGAATTATTTTTAGAATTACCATGGAATGAATTTTCAAAAGATAAGTTCGATTTAAAACGCGCCCAAAAAATATTAGACAGAGATCATTATGGCTTAGAAGATGTGAAGCGTAGAATTATAGAATATCTAGCGGTTTTAAAGCTTCGAAATGATATGAAATCGCCTATTTTATGTTTTTATGGACCTCCTGGGGTGGGTAAAACCTCGTTAGGAAAGTCTATTGCTGAAGCTTTAGGAAGAGAATATGTTCGTATGTCATTAGGTGGTATGCGTGATGAGGCGGAAATTCGCGGCCACAGAAAAACATATATCGGTGCCATGCCAGGTCGTATTATTCAAAGTTTAAAAAAGGCTGGGACAAGCAATCCTGTTTTTATTTTAGATGAAATCGATAAACTATCGAATAGCAATCAAGGGGATCCATCGTCTGCTATGCTTGAGGTTTTAGATCCTGAACAAAATAGTGAATTTCATGATAATTTCTTAGAAATGGGCTATGACCTTTCTAAAGTGATGTTTGTAGCTACGGCCAACAATTTAAGCTCCATTCAACCAGCGTTGCGTGACCGTATGGAAATTATTAATGTAACAGGGTATACGATTGAAGAGAAAGTAGAAATTGCAAAAAGACATTTACTCCCTAAGCAACTTAAAGAACACGGATTAACCGATAAGCACTTGAAAATAGGGAAGGCACAGTTAGAGAAAATTGTTGAAGGCTATACCCGAGAATCTGGGGTACGTTCTTTAGAAAAGCAATTGGCAAAAATGGTACGATATGCCGCAAAATCTATTGCCATAGAGGAGGAGTATGCCATTAAGGTCTCAAACGAAATTATTGAAAAAGTATTAGGCGCTCCAAAAATGGAACGTGACAAATATGAAAATAATGATGTTGCAGGCGTTGTCACTGGTTTAGCTTGGACAAGCGTTGGTGGAGATATTTTATTTATAGAGTCGATCTTATCTAAAGGAAAAGGAACGCTAACGATTACCGGTAATTTAGGCAAGGTCATGAAAGAATCGGCTACCATTGCTATGGAATATATAAAATCGAACGCTGAACATTTCGGAATAGAACCGAGTGTTTTTGAGAAGTACAATGTACATATTCATGTTCCTGAAGGCGCAACGCCGAAAGACGGACCTAGTGCTGGGATTACCATGCTTACCTCTTTGGTATCTTTATTTACTCAGAAAAAAGTGAAGAAGAGTTTAGCGATGACTGGGGAGATTACCTTACGTGGAAAAGTTTTACCAGTTGGTGGTATAAAAGAAAAAATATTGGCAGCGAAACGTGCTCGTATTAAAGAGATTATTCTTTGTGTAGAAAACAAGAGAGATATTTTAGAAATTAAGGAAGATTATTTAAAAGGACTAACCTTTCATTACGTTTCTGAAATGCATGAAGTTATCCAAGTGGCCTTAACCAATCAGAGCGTTAAAAACGCAAAAGAGTTATAATGAAGTCATTTTAACTTCAGTTTTAATTGTTTATTTTTAAGTTAATTTAGTTTGAAATGAAGAAAATTACAATCGCTATAGATGGATACTCATCCACAGGAAAAAGTACCATTGCAAAGCAATTGGCAAAAGCCTTGGGATATATTTATATTGATACTGGCGCTATGTATAGAGCCGTAACCCTATTTGCCATTAGAAATGGATTTATCGGTGGGGCTCAAGACAATCCACAAGCCTTGGTGAAATTATTGCCCAAATTAAATTTAAAATTTGTGTATAATGAAGCCTTAGAATTTTCTGAAATGTACTTGAACAATGAGAACGTCGAGGATGAAATTAGAACCTTAGCAGTTTCTAGTAAGGTAAGCGAAATAGCAGCGATTGAACAAGTTCGGTATAAGCTTGTGGATATTCAAAAACAAATGGGTAAAGAAAAAGGCGTTGTCATGGACGGTAGAGATATCGGAACCGTGGTTTTACCCGATGCGGAGTTAAAGTTATTTATGACAGCTTCCTCCGAGAAAAGAGCTACCAGAAGATACAAAGAACTTATCGATAAAGGCG
The sequence above is drawn from the Cellulophaga sp. Hel_I_12 genome and encodes:
- a CDS encoding head GIN domain-containing protein gives rise to the protein MKNLALATLTLLLFTSCSAQWGNKIKGNGNITTIKRSVGNYDALDMTGFFDVEFIDGKEGAISLTGEENLLAYIVTEVKDGKLILKTKKGYNLQTSKRAGIKITVPVEEINAVYLSGSGDISSRTTLKSDSFSTTISGSGDITLDLLVLALKTTISGSGDIDVSGTAERFEVSISGSGDIDAFNLKAKEVSVQISGSGDVDVTATENFKARVSGSGDINYRGNPSKVDTKSSGSGSISKG
- a CDS encoding RNA polymerase sigma factor → MSHKKEHIDALLQLCLQGNQSAQLEVYNRYYKAMYNTAIRIVKDSFVAEDIMQESFLNAFTKLATFKAEVTFGAWLKRIVINNSIYHYRKQQKKNEVALGDVLYKVEDNDGIASDDVFTELKAQKVLETMKQLKDNYRISLTLFLIEGYDYEEISDIMNISYANCRTTISRAKESLRQKVLRAECT
- the lon gene encoding endopeptidase La, which gives rise to MGNSKFSNFDNMSLQGIEEDAELIPLLTAEDEEEMNSEKLPETLPILPLRNTVLFPGVVIPITAGRDSSIALIKDANNGTKVIGVVSQKDGDVEEPGVADINTLGTVARILRVLQMPDGNTTVIIQGKKRFEVAEVLTEKPYMTATIREAREERPEPMNPEFAAIIESVKELALTIIKNNPNIPSDASFAIKNIQSDSFLINFVSSNLSVGVQEKQELLEIVSLQERALAMLKYMNVELQKLELKNDIQSKVRTDLDQQQREYFLHQQMKTIQEELGGASYEEEVDEMREKAKKKKWGKKVKEHFTKELSKMQRMNPQVAEYSIQRNYLELFLELPWNEFSKDKFDLKRAQKILDRDHYGLEDVKRRIIEYLAVLKLRNDMKSPILCFYGPPGVGKTSLGKSIAEALGREYVRMSLGGMRDEAEIRGHRKTYIGAMPGRIIQSLKKAGTSNPVFILDEIDKLSNSNQGDPSSAMLEVLDPEQNSEFHDNFLEMGYDLSKVMFVATANNLSSIQPALRDRMEIINVTGYTIEEKVEIAKRHLLPKQLKEHGLTDKHLKIGKAQLEKIVEGYTRESGVRSLEKQLAKMVRYAAKSIAIEEEYAIKVSNEIIEKVLGAPKMERDKYENNDVAGVVTGLAWTSVGGDILFIESILSKGKGTLTITGNLGKVMKESATIAMEYIKSNAEHFGIEPSVFEKYNVHIHVPEGATPKDGPSAGITMLTSLVSLFTQKKVKKSLAMTGEITLRGKVLPVGGIKEKILAAKRARIKEIILCVENKRDILEIKEDYLKGLTFHYVSEMHEVIQVALTNQSVKNAKEL
- the cmk gene encoding (d)CMP kinase, whose amino-acid sequence is MKKITIAIDGYSSTGKSTIAKQLAKALGYIYIDTGAMYRAVTLFAIRNGFIGGAQDNPQALVKLLPKLNLKFVYNEALEFSEMYLNNENVEDEIRTLAVSSKVSEIAAIEQVRYKLVDIQKQMGKEKGVVMDGRDIGTVVLPDAELKLFMTASSEKRATRRYKELIDKGEKVTFAEVLKNVEHRDYLDTHREFSPLKMAENAIEFDNSDMGLKEQFERIYNYAIRVIEK